The following proteins come from a genomic window of Malus domestica chromosome 02, GDT2T_hap1:
- the LOC103446459 gene encoding inactive glucose-1-phosphate adenylyltransferase small subunit 2, chloroplastic-like, which yields MVILQRCFPSVVSIRAKFPVTASDGSIHENRSLKLPSTTLPPSFLISNSHQSQTPTLLFPPANQSVAAVVFGDGHESQLYPLTKRRSEGAIPIAANYRLIDSVVSNCISSNISHIYALTQFNSTSLNSHLSRAYSGVCLGNDGFVQVIAAYQSPGNNGWFQGTADAVRRCLWMLEEHPMTEFLVLPGHHLYRMDYQKLIKAHRDNDADITIAVSVARRLHDPGFGFLNVNSQNQVVDFRLKLEGKPFNVASAKSSSNSNDTALSSMASMGIFLINRGAMKRLLEEHFPKANDFTSEVIPGAISIGMKVQAYAFDGYWEDLRNIKAFYEANMQSTKDADVGYNFYDRESPVYTLPRYLPPTQITDSEITNSVIGDGCILNGCRIKGTVLGMRTRIGNGAIVEDSIIMGSTMYQTEGKRKGMAGAIPGMGIGEDTQVRKAIIDKNARIGNNVMIINKDNAKEADREGDGYVIRDGILVLLPSAVIPDGTIL from the exons ATGGTTATCTTGCAGCGTTGTTTTCCCTCCGTTGTTAGCATCCGAGCAAAGTTCCCCGTTACTGCATCAGATGGTAGTATTCACGAAAACCGTTCCCTCAAGCTTCCTTCTACTACTCTTCCTCCGAGCTTCTTGATATCCAATTCACACCAGTCTCAGACTCCAACTTTGTTGTTTCCTCCAGCCAATCAG AGTGTGGCAGCTGTTGTGTTCGGGGATGGACACGAGTCACAACTTTACCCGCTGACAAAGAGAAGATCAGAAGGGGCGATACCTATTGCAGCAAATTACAGGCTCATTGATTCAGTTGTGAGCAACTGCATTAGCAGCAACATAAGCCATATATACGCTCTAACACAATTTAACTCTACTTCTCTCAATTCCCACCTTTCCAGAGCTTACTCTGGAGTTTGTCTTGGGAATGACGGCTTTGTTCAAGTCATTGCCGCGTATCAGAGCCCTGGCAATAACGGATGGTTTCAG GGAACTGCTGATGCTGTGAGAAGATGTCTGTGGATGCTGGAAGAGCATCCAATGACTGAGTTTTTGGTCCTTCCTGGTCACCATCTCTACAGAATGGACTACCAGAAACTCATCAAGGCCCACCGAGACAACGACGCTGACATTACAATTGCTGTATCTGTTGCCAGGAGACTTCATGATCCGGGATTTGGCTTTCTAAATGTGAATTCTCAAAATCAAGTTGTAGATTTCAGATTGAAGTTGGAGGGAAAGCCATTTAATGTTGCTTCA GCCAAAAGCTCAAGTAACTCCAACGATACTGCTCTAAGTAGCATGGCAAGTATGGGAATCTTTCTCATCAACAGAGGTGCAATGAAAAGGCTACTGGAAGAACATTTTCCCAAGGCAAATGACTTCACAAGTGAAGTAATTCCGGGTGCCATATCTATTGGAATGAAG GTTCAAGCTTATGCATTTGATGGATATTGGGAGGACCTGAGGAATATTAAAGCTTTCTACGAAGCAAATATGCAAAGCACAAAGGATGCAGATGTGGGATACAA CTTCTACGACAGAGAGAGCCCAGTCTACACATTGCCTCGGTATCTGCCTCCAACTCAAATAACAGACTCTGAAATTACAAACAGTGTAATTGGAGATGGTTGCATCCTCAAT GGATGCAGGATCAAAGGCACAGTACTTGGTATGAGGACGAGAATCGGAAATGGGGCTATAGTCGAGGATTCAATTATCATGGGTTCAACTATGTACCAA ACAGAAGGGAAGAGGAAAGGCATGGCGGGTGCGATCCCTGGGATGGGAATTGGCGAAGATACTCAAGTAAGGAAGGCTATTATAGACAAGAATGCAAGAATTGGCAACAATGTTATG ATCATTAATAAAGATAATGCGAAAGAAGCGGACAGAGAAGGTGATGGATATGTCATCCGTGACGGAATACTAGTCCTTCTTCCGAGTGCAGTGATTCCAGATGGCACCATTCTCTGA
- the LOC103446478 gene encoding 4-hydroxy-tetrahydrodipicolinate reductase 2, chloroplastic isoform X1: protein MGKAIIQAANSAGLTVVPVSFGSAEESGQTVQVGTNEILVHGPHERSLFQKYPNLIVVDFTVPSAVNNNAELYCKVGVPFVMGTLPRLLFLASRSWGCPLMWNR from the exons ATGGGGAAGGCTATCATCCAAGCAGCAAATTCTGCAGGACTCACTGTGGTTCCAGTTTCTTTTGGCTCTGCTGAGGAATCTGGCCAAACCGTCCAAGTCGGTACGAACGAGATTCTAGTGCATGGTCCTCATGAAAGATCCCTTTTCCAGAAATATCCCAATTTGATTGTCGTCGACTTCACTGTCCCGTCTGCAGTCAATA ATAACGCAGAGCTGTATTGCAAAGTTGGAGTGCCCTTTGTGATGGGAACACTGCCAAGGCTGTTATTTCTTGCTTCCAGAAGTTGGGGGTGTCCTTTGATGTGGAACAG
- the LOC103446478 gene encoding 4-hydroxy-tetrahydrodipicolinate reductase 2, chloroplastic isoform X2, protein MGKAIIQAANSAGLTVVPVSFGSAEESGQTVQVGTNEILVHGPHERSLFQKYPNLIVVDFTVPSAVNNNAELYCKVGVPFVMGTLPRLLFLASRSWGCPLMWNS, encoded by the exons ATGGGGAAGGCTATCATCCAAGCAGCAAATTCTGCAGGACTCACTGTGGTTCCAGTTTCTTTTGGCTCTGCTGAGGAATCTGGCCAAACCGTCCAAGTCGGTACGAACGAGATTCTAGTGCATGGTCCTCATGAAAGATCCCTTTTCCAGAAATATCCCAATTTGATTGTCGTCGACTTCACTGTCCCGTCTGCAGTCAATA ATAACGCAGAGCTGTATTGCAAAGTTGGAGTGCCCTTTGTGATGGGAACACTGCCAAGGCTGTTATTTCTTGCTTCCAGAAGTTGGGGGTGTCCTTTGATGTGGAACAG